From the Ciona intestinalis chromosome 2, KH, whole genome shotgun sequence genome, one window contains:
- the LOC100185177 gene encoding NEDD8-activating enzyme E1 regulatory subunit-like: MGEKEKKYDRQLRLWGDHGQQVLERARICLINVTATSTEILKNLILPGVGSFLILDGGRISGEDAGNNFFLDPSAIGQLKAKVATELLLELNPDVKGDYTEEDLNQLLDRNPQFFQCFTVIIASSLDVVTHKKLAALLWKHNIPLVTCYSYGFIGYMRIIVREHCVVESHPDNAHEDLRLLDPFPELVEYIDSIDLEKMDKKQHSHVPYLVILYKFLQAWKNEHGGQAPKNWKEKKLFKEKVLQGVRINEHGMQEDEENFEEASKQVNTALVESKIPENLQQIFNDAKCCNISENSTNFWILANGLKQFVQNNDKSSLPLRGSLPDMFSDSESYVKLQNIYKTKAKQDIDLLTSYIRDFGAVNGRLSDQEIKRFCRNASFLQVVRSRSLSEEYENASQSILDGLISEGDSDAIWYVMLRCVEQFYTNFSRYPGVKADDIDIDVTRLKNCVQELTRSWGVPGLVEAMSDDYVQEICRVGAAEIHSVASYMGGVAAQEVIKLITAQYVPIVGVYIYNGLKSTSVSLNV; this comes from the exons GAGTTGGAAGTTTCTTGATCCTTGATGGAGGAAGAATCTCAGGAGAAGATGCTGGAAACAACTTCTTCCTTGATCCAAGTGCTATTGGACAGTTAAAGGCAAAG GTAGCAACAGAGCTGCTGTTGGAATTAAATCCAGATGTAAAAGGAGACTACACAGAAGAGGATCTTAACCAGTTGCTGGATAGAAACCCTCAGTTCTTCCAGTGTTTTACTGTTATTATAGCATCATCTCTTGATGTGGTAACACATAAGAAGCTAGCAGCACTACTATGGAAGCATAACATTCCACTTGTTACATGTTACAGCTATGGGTTTATTG GTTACATGCGTATTATTGTACGTGAACACTGCGTTGTTGAATCACATCCTGATAATGCACATGAGGATCTGAGACTGCTGGATCCTTTTCCGGAGCTGGTTGAGTACATTGATTCCATTGATCTTGAAAAAATGGACAAGAAGCAGCATTCCCACGTACCATACTTAGTTATTCTGTATAAGTTTCTGCAAGCTTGGAAAAATGAGCATGGAGGCCAAGCACCAAAGAACTGGAAGgagaaaaagttgtttaaagaGAAGGTGCTGCAAGGAGTGCGAATAAATGAGCACGGGATGCAGGAAGATGAAGAGAATTTTGAAGAAGCTTCCAAACAAGTTAACACTGCACTGGTGGAAAGCAAAATTCCAGAGAACTTACagcaaatatttaatgacGCAAAGTGCTGTAATATTTCTGAGAACAGCACCAATTTTTGGATTTTAGCAAATGGATTGAAACAATTTGTACAAAACAATGACAAATCGTCTTTACCACTTCGTGGGTCATTACCTGACATGTTTTCTGACTCTGAAAGCTATGTCAAGTTGCAGAATATCTACAAAACAAAAGCGAAGCAGGATATAGATTTACTCACAAGTTATATACGAGATTTTGGTGCAGTAAATGGCAGACTGTCTGATCAAGAAATTAAACGATTTTGTCGGAACGCTTCTTTCCTTCAAGTAGTCCG AAGCAGGTCTCTGTCAGAAGAGTATGAAAATGCATCACAATCCATTTTGGATGGTTTAATATCAGAAGGAGATTCTGACGCAATATGGTATGTGATGCTGCGATGTGTTGAACAGTTTTACACAAACTTTTCGCGTTACCCTGGTGTCAAAGCTGATGATATTGACATTGATGTTACAAGGCTAAAG aaTTGTGTGCAAGAACTAACTCGTTCATGGGGTGTGCCTGGTTTGGTGGAGGCAATGTCAGATGACTATGTGCAAGAGATATGTAGAGTTGGTGCAGCAGAAATACACTCTGTTGCTTCCTACATGGGTGGTGTTGCCGCGCAAGAAGTTATTAAACTAATAACCGCACAGTATGTGCCCATTGTAGGAGTCTATATTTACAATGGATTGAAATCAACATctgtttctttaaatgtttag